One window from the genome of Sulfodiicoccus acidiphilus encodes:
- a CDS encoding anthranilate synthase component I, with protein sequence MNILLIGEIPQPYELFRCAEANEERAALLESVEGPQTRSRYSIVAWGSRAYLQITGSGEVTGDISGSVGSLSTIMTDLVSRSPKLNVPTHFKGGALGYLSYDAVRHWERIRELSRPWENWPDGEFFVPANLAVYDHVNGKVYVEGEVPRCGQISIGTVNFSKLDETMSDGEYINAVKKILEYIREGYVFQTVPSKGYRYVWKGDLTSLYYKLRQVNPSPYMFYLKFGKRTLLGSSPETLFRTTEGTVESYPIAGTRPRGNSAVEDLRLEQELLASEKERAEHLMLVDLARNDLGKVSVPGSVTVPELMYVEKYSHVQHIVSKVVGTLKRNLTSMDVMRATFPAGTVTGAPKPMAMNLIEQLETARRGPYAGAVGYVSTEGNSQFAITIRSAFVNGEVFRIQAGGGIVYDSSPEGELQEVKYKLKALTVSMGV encoded by the coding sequence ATGAACATTCTCCTCATAGGGGAGATCCCCCAACCATACGAACTCTTCAGGTGCGCGGAGGCGAACGAGGAGAGGGCCGCGTTGTTGGAGAGCGTCGAAGGTCCTCAGACTAGGTCGAGGTACAGTATCGTTGCTTGGGGGAGTAGGGCCTATCTCCAAATTACCGGGAGTGGTGAAGTCACGGGCGATATCTCAGGGAGTGTAGGTTCGCTCAGTACCATCATGACAGATCTTGTATCGAGATCTCCGAAGTTGAACGTTCCTACGCACTTCAAGGGAGGAGCTCTTGGGTACCTCTCTTACGACGCGGTTAGACATTGGGAGAGGATAAGAGAACTCTCCAGGCCTTGGGAGAACTGGCCTGACGGAGAGTTCTTCGTTCCAGCAAACTTGGCAGTGTACGATCACGTGAACGGGAAAGTTTACGTGGAGGGAGAGGTGCCTAGATGCGGGCAGATCTCTATTGGAACGGTCAATTTCTCCAAGCTAGACGAGACGATGAGTGACGGAGAATACATCAACGCGGTGAAGAAGATCTTAGAGTATATCAGGGAAGGCTACGTCTTCCAAACCGTCCCCTCAAAGGGTTACAGGTACGTGTGGAAAGGAGACCTGACCTCACTTTACTATAAGCTCAGACAGGTTAACCCCTCACCTTACATGTTCTACTTAAAGTTCGGAAAGAGGACGCTCTTGGGTTCCAGTCCAGAAACTCTATTCAGGACCACTGAGGGCACGGTAGAGAGCTATCCCATAGCAGGTACTAGGCCCCGCGGTAATAGTGCAGTGGAAGATTTGAGGCTGGAACAGGAGCTACTGGCGTCAGAGAAGGAGAGGGCAGAACATTTGATGTTAGTTGATCTAGCACGCAATGACTTGGGCAAGGTCTCCGTTCCTGGTTCGGTCACAGTGCCAGAGCTCATGTATGTTGAGAAGTATAGTCATGTCCAGCATATCGTTAGTAAAGTGGTAGGAACGTTGAAGAGGAATCTAACTTCCATGGACGTAATGAGGGCCACGTTCCCAGCTGGCACAGTCACAGGCGCACCTAAGCCTATGGCTATGAACCTCATAGAGCAACTGGAGACCGCAAGGAGAGGCCCTTACGCCGGGGCCGTAGGTTACGTCTCAACCGAGGGTAACTCTCAATTCGCCATAACTATTAGGAGCGCATTCGTTAATGGCGAAGTGTTCAGGATACAGGCAGGAGGTGGAATAGTTTACGATTCCTCTCCAGAGGGAGAACTACAGGAAGTGAAGTATAAACTTAAGGCCTTAACGGTTTCCATGGGGGTGTGA
- a CDS encoding anthranilate synthase component II, whose protein sequence is MDLTLIIDNYDSFVYNIVQAVAELGTRPVVVRNDEISVSGVERMEPDRIIISPGPGTPEKAEDMGIVIDVIRRLAPRLPILGVCLGHQAIGYAFGSTIRKAKRVMHGKLSQVVRRGSLIYQGMPEQFEATRYHSLVVDGVRDPLKINAFSKDDGEVMGIEHVEYRVFGVQFHPESVGTKEGYKVFYNFLNRV, encoded by the coding sequence GTGGATCTTACTCTAATAATAGACAACTACGATAGCTTCGTTTATAATATAGTGCAGGCAGTGGCGGAGCTGGGGACTAGGCCTGTAGTGGTGAGGAACGACGAGATATCTGTGAGTGGAGTAGAGAGAATGGAACCAGACCGCATTATCATTTCTCCTGGACCAGGCACACCGGAGAAGGCGGAAGACATGGGGATCGTAATAGATGTGATAAGGCGTCTAGCTCCGAGGCTACCTATCTTGGGGGTGTGCTTAGGTCACCAGGCAATAGGCTACGCCTTCGGCAGTACCATCAGGAAGGCAAAGAGGGTTATGCATGGGAAACTGAGTCAGGTAGTAAGGAGGGGAAGCCTGATTTATCAGGGAATGCCGGAACAGTTCGAGGCCACCCGGTATCACAGTCTCGTGGTGGATGGAGTAAGGGATCCACTGAAAATAAACGCCTTCTCAAAGGACGATGGCGAGGTAATGGGCATAGAGCACGTCGAATACAGGGTGTTCGGGGTGCAGTTCCACCCAGAGAGTGTCGGGACCAAGGAGGGTTATAAAGTGTTCTACAATTTCCTTAATAGGGTGTGA
- the trpC gene encoding indole-3-glycerol phosphate synthase TrpC: MPRYLSGWLKEVVQLSLNKPRTGRNRERPVYSLSRVITLAKASGVTPVIAEFKRASPSGFSQERDLNSYAKFMEDNGAVALSVLTEQKFFRGSYNDLYNASSIVKIPVLMKDFVVTESQIEDAFQLGADAVLLIVRLLTRRELCGLITFAHTFGLEALVEVHDESDLEIAQACGAQLIGLNSRDLETLKVNLENPLKLLEKVRKSIKVVESGIRTKQDISLFKEKGADAFLIGTTLMQEPSRIKELISA; this comes from the coding sequence TTGCCACGCTACCTATCAGGTTGGCTGAAGGAAGTAGTGCAGCTCTCCTTAAATAAACCTAGAACTGGGAGGAACAGGGAGAGGCCTGTTTATAGTCTCTCCCGTGTCATAACACTTGCCAAGGCCTCTGGGGTAACTCCAGTGATAGCAGAGTTTAAGAGAGCCTCTCCCTCAGGGTTCAGCCAGGAGAGAGACCTCAACTCTTACGCCAAGTTCATGGAGGATAACGGTGCAGTAGCGCTCAGCGTGTTAACGGAGCAGAAGTTCTTCAGAGGTTCCTACAACGATCTATATAACGCGAGCAGTATTGTAAAGATCCCAGTACTTATGAAGGACTTTGTCGTGACTGAGTCACAGATCGAGGACGCCTTTCAGCTAGGGGCTGATGCCGTTCTTCTGATTGTTAGATTACTTACCAGGAGGGAGCTCTGTGGACTTATTACCTTCGCTCATACGTTCGGACTGGAGGCCCTCGTGGAGGTGCATGACGAGAGTGACCTAGAGATCGCTCAAGCCTGTGGAGCACAGCTCATAGGTCTTAACTCGAGGGACTTGGAGACTCTCAAGGTTAACTTAGAGAATCCATTGAAACTCCTAGAGAAGGTGAGGAAATCGATCAAGGTGGTAGAGAGCGGCATAAGGACGAAGCAGGACATCTCCTTGTTTAAGGAGAAGGGGGCCGATGCCTTCTTGATTGGAACCACATTAATGCAGGAGCCCTCTAGGATCAAAGAGTTAATATCTGCGTAA
- a CDS encoding pyridoxal phosphate-dependent aminotransferase encodes MRPIERFAPNLNSLAGESTLVYQEKAREVAARGVKVINFGIGQPDVPTPAVAREEAKLALDQGFTGYTSALGLEELRQAVADDLKERLGSDVRKEEVIITPGAKMSLFLAFAAFVAPGDEVLLFDPAFYSYAEVARLLGARPTYAKMRRESGKGFSIDLEDVQSKLSPKTKMIVLNNPSNPTAALLDKKEVEGLAQIAKERGILLLSDEIYDHFIYEGEMASSLDDSSWRDYVIYVNGFSKTFSMTGWRLGYVVADSSVIKKMGTLAANTYTCPNSFAQRGALGAFRAKGEVQQMVDLFKRRRDVIYGELSSLKGVSLDKPRATFYAFLEVTQVLKTTGWSAKQFSIKLIEEKGVVTIPGDVFPENVGRNYVRLSFALAEDKIREGTKRIAEFVRESLG; translated from the coding sequence ATGCGACCGATCGAGCGTTTCGCTCCCAATCTAAACTCGCTTGCGGGCGAGAGCACGCTGGTTTATCAGGAGAAAGCTAGGGAAGTGGCGGCCCGTGGTGTTAAGGTGATCAATTTCGGTATAGGTCAGCCCGACGTTCCGACCCCAGCAGTAGCCAGGGAGGAGGCGAAACTTGCCCTTGATCAGGGATTCACAGGTTACACCTCCGCTTTAGGACTCGAGGAACTTAGGCAGGCGGTGGCTGACGACCTCAAAGAACGGCTAGGGAGCGATGTGAGGAAGGAAGAGGTCATTATCACTCCAGGTGCCAAGATGTCCCTGTTCTTAGCCTTCGCGGCCTTCGTAGCCCCTGGGGATGAGGTCCTTCTCTTCGATCCAGCGTTCTACTCCTACGCCGAGGTCGCTAGATTGCTTGGCGCTAGGCCAACATACGCTAAGATGAGACGTGAGTCTGGGAAGGGCTTCTCCATAGATCTGGAAGATGTGCAGTCCAAGCTGTCTCCCAAAACCAAAATGATTGTACTCAACAATCCAAGTAATCCGACGGCAGCTCTACTAGATAAGAAGGAGGTTGAAGGATTAGCTCAGATCGCTAAGGAAAGGGGAATACTTCTGCTCTCCGACGAGATCTACGATCACTTCATCTACGAGGGTGAGATGGCTAGCTCACTTGACGATTCATCTTGGAGGGATTACGTAATCTATGTGAACGGCTTCAGTAAGACCTTCTCCATGACTGGGTGGAGACTGGGCTATGTAGTCGCGGACAGCTCGGTTATAAAGAAGATGGGGACATTGGCAGCTAACACTTATACGTGTCCCAACAGCTTCGCTCAGCGAGGAGCGTTGGGAGCGTTCAGGGCCAAGGGAGAAGTTCAGCAAATGGTGGACCTCTTCAAGAGGAGAAGGGACGTGATTTATGGTGAGCTATCTTCCTTGAAGGGTGTAAGTCTCGATAAACCACGTGCTACGTTCTACGCATTCTTGGAGGTGACCCAGGTACTTAAGACCACTGGATGGTCGGCTAAACAGTTCTCCATTAAGCTCATAGAAGAGAAAGGTGTCGTCACAATACCGGGCGACGTTTTCCCAGAGAATGTGGGAAGGAACTACGTTAGGCTTAGCTTCGCCTTAGCAGAAGATAAAATAAGGGAGGGGACGAAGAGAATAGCTGAGTTCGTAAGGGAATCTCTGGGATGA